A stretch of Usitatibacter palustris DNA encodes these proteins:
- a CDS encoding DUF1800 family protein → MNTQQPTRFAAWLLAARRSLRLLAMVALLVVPSLQARAANFTDIWWNPSESGWGVALSHHHDKIFGLLYIYDADGKPLWVSMPDGKFENNGRTYVGSLYRTTGPSYRAAFFNPTQVNVSSVGTARIDFGADDQSATMQVTIGSYQSTKQVKRYSFGNAPSNYPNDRSDIWWNPDESGWGLTLNHNGNNIFGVLYTYDETGRPLWVTMPGGTFTEANQFNGKLYTTTGSPYTAAFEASKVKTTEVGNISIEFINGDEARLTISINGFTRSRPVRRFAFGTDPGIRPPKVDLSINATASPLVAPATVTLRAAVTAGDRPVSKVVFYEGCDRIGEATAAPWEFKVASLSAGNHTFSARALDDSGSSGALDTESKEVKTGGTAPPPPPTSTTNKLPTVAITSPPNNAVVRVGTNLELIAAASDPDGTIVKVEFFTGPYKMGEATAAPWRLVFPNSSEAGYAVTAVATDDRGGTKTSSVVNITTVGTPPVLDSQTKDAARFLTQATFGIKSIAEIENLKAIGFDAWLNQQIPMVAPSFVQYVNDRKAAGEKPDEERAYEAIWQQWLWQPGQLRARMAFALSELFVISNIAPDLDTYAMASYWDMLNAGAFGNYRNLLENVTLHPAMGYYLNMIGSRKADPVKGTHPNENFAREVMQLFTIGLYKLNIDGSRVLDSAGKPINTYDETVIKGMAAAFTGWNFAGADTSKPSTFNPPKENWLEPMASWESMHDTNAKPIFDGIVLPANQTAAQDMKAALDALFNHPNVGPFVGRQLIQRFVTSNPSPQYIARVAAAFNRDPGGVRGNLLWVLREVLYDPEARSLAKATEAGWGKQREPVIRFANFLRGLNATSPTGRNKIWYLDSADEGLNQSPLLSPSVFNFFSPNYRQPGPLSAANLVAPEFQITTETSMVGTLNFFARLVKNGSYGSGDTKLTMDLTQLNALAGSPGALADHLSLLFMNGAMSEALRTTMVITLSTMPMPATKTGDSGATITDRVKAALMLVALSPDYVIQK, encoded by the coding sequence GTGAATACCCAGCAACCGACGCGCTTTGCCGCGTGGCTTCTTGCCGCACGCCGCAGCCTGCGCCTGCTCGCGATGGTGGCGCTCCTCGTCGTGCCATCACTCCAGGCACGCGCCGCAAACTTCACGGACATCTGGTGGAACCCCTCCGAATCGGGATGGGGTGTCGCGCTCTCCCACCACCACGACAAGATCTTCGGCCTCCTCTACATCTATGACGCCGACGGAAAGCCGCTGTGGGTGTCGATGCCCGACGGCAAGTTCGAGAACAACGGCCGCACGTACGTGGGCAGCCTCTATCGAACGACGGGGCCTTCGTATCGGGCGGCGTTCTTCAACCCGACGCAGGTGAACGTCTCGAGCGTGGGCACGGCGCGAATCGATTTCGGCGCCGACGACCAAAGCGCCACGATGCAGGTCACGATCGGTTCGTACCAGTCGACCAAGCAGGTGAAGCGCTATTCGTTCGGCAACGCACCGTCGAACTATCCCAACGACCGAAGCGACATCTGGTGGAACCCCGACGAATCGGGCTGGGGCCTCACCCTCAATCACAACGGCAACAACATCTTTGGTGTCCTCTACACCTACGACGAAACCGGCCGCCCCCTGTGGGTGACGATGCCCGGCGGGACGTTCACCGAAGCCAACCAATTCAACGGCAAGCTCTACACGACGACCGGCTCGCCCTACACGGCCGCCTTCGAGGCGTCGAAGGTGAAGACCACCGAGGTGGGCAACATCTCGATCGAATTCATCAACGGCGACGAAGCGCGCCTGACGATCTCGATCAACGGCTTCACCCGCAGCCGGCCCGTGCGCCGATTCGCGTTCGGAACCGACCCGGGCATCCGCCCGCCCAAAGTTGACCTGAGCATCAATGCCACCGCCAGCCCGCTCGTCGCACCCGCTACGGTGACGTTGCGGGCGGCGGTGACGGCAGGCGACCGGCCCGTGAGCAAGGTCGTCTTCTACGAAGGCTGCGATCGTATCGGCGAGGCCACGGCCGCCCCCTGGGAATTCAAGGTGGCGAGCCTCTCGGCCGGCAACCACACGTTCTCGGCTCGCGCGCTCGACGACAGCGGCAGCAGCGGCGCGCTGGACACGGAGAGCAAGGAAGTGAAGACGGGCGGCACCGCGCCCCCGCCTCCGCCGACGAGCACGACCAACAAGCTGCCCACGGTCGCGATCACCTCGCCGCCGAACAATGCCGTGGTCAGGGTGGGTACGAACCTTGAGTTGATCGCCGCGGCGAGCGATCCGGACGGCACGATCGTGAAGGTCGAGTTCTTCACGGGTCCCTACAAGATGGGCGAGGCGACGGCCGCTCCCTGGCGCCTTGTGTTTCCGAACAGTAGCGAGGCTGGCTATGCCGTGACGGCCGTCGCCACTGACGACCGGGGCGGTACGAAGACGTCGAGCGTCGTCAACATCACCACCGTCGGGACGCCACCGGTTCTCGACAGCCAGACAAAGGACGCCGCGCGCTTCCTCACCCAGGCCACCTTCGGGATCAAGAGCATCGCGGAGATCGAGAACCTCAAGGCGATCGGGTTCGACGCCTGGCTCAACCAGCAGATCCCGATGGTCGCACCGAGCTTCGTGCAATACGTGAACGACCGGAAGGCCGCGGGCGAGAAGCCCGACGAGGAACGCGCCTACGAGGCGATCTGGCAGCAGTGGCTGTGGCAGCCGGGGCAGTTGCGCGCGCGCATGGCTTTCGCGCTCTCCGAGCTCTTCGTGATCTCCAACATCGCGCCGGACCTCGATACGTATGCGATGGCCTCGTACTGGGACATGCTCAACGCGGGCGCCTTCGGGAACTACCGCAATCTCCTCGAGAACGTGACCCTGCATCCGGCGATGGGCTACTACCTCAACATGATCGGCAGCCGCAAGGCCGATCCGGTGAAGGGAACGCACCCGAACGAGAACTTCGCGCGCGAGGTGATGCAGCTCTTCACGATCGGCCTCTACAAGCTGAATATCGACGGCTCGCGCGTCCTCGACTCCGCCGGCAAGCCCATCAACACCTATGACGAAACGGTGATCAAGGGCATGGCCGCGGCCTTCACGGGCTGGAATTTCGCCGGCGCCGATACTTCGAAGCCCTCGACGTTCAACCCGCCCAAGGAGAACTGGCTCGAGCCGATGGCCTCGTGGGAGTCGATGCACGACACGAACGCGAAGCCGATCTTCGACGGGATCGTGCTGCCCGCGAACCAGACTGCCGCGCAGGACATGAAGGCCGCGCTCGATGCCCTGTTCAACCATCCGAACGTGGGCCCGTTCGTCGGCCGCCAGCTCATCCAGCGCTTCGTCACCTCGAACCCGAGCCCGCAGTACATCGCGCGCGTCGCCGCGGCGTTCAACCGCGATCCGGGCGGCGTGCGTGGCAATCTCCTGTGGGTGCTCAGGGAGGTCCTGTACGACCCCGAGGCTCGCAGTCTCGCGAAGGCGACCGAGGCGGGCTGGGGCAAGCAGCGCGAACCCGTGATCCGCTTCGCGAACTTCCTGCGAGGCCTCAACGCCACGAGCCCCACCGGGCGCAACAAGATCTGGTACCTGGACAGCGCCGACGAAGGCCTGAACCAGAGCCCGCTGCTCTCGCCCAGCGTCTTCAACTTCTTCTCGCCCAACTACCGGCAGCCCGGACCGCTGTCGGCGGCGAACCTGGTCGCACCGGAATTCCAGATCACGACCGAGACCAGCATGGTGGGAACGCTCAACTTCTTCGCCCGGCTGGTGAAGAACGGCTCGTACGGAAGCGGCGATACCAAGCTCACCATGGACCTCACGCAGCTCAACGCGCTCGCGGGGTCGCCGGGTGCGCTGGCCGACCACCTGAGTCTCCTGTTCATGAACGGCGCGATGTCCGAGGCCTTGCGCACGACGATGGTGATCACGCTGAGCACCATGCCCATGCCCGCGACCAAGACCGGCGACTCGGGCGCCACCATCACCGACCGCGTGAAGGCGGCTCTGATGCTGGTCGCGCTCTCGCCCGACTACGTGATCCAGAAATAA